A section of the Diabrotica virgifera virgifera chromosome 8, PGI_DIABVI_V3a genome encodes:
- the LOC126890004 gene encoding uncharacterized protein LOC126890004, whose protein sequence is MDITDLKQRVICQHHFAVEYIYQSGQRKLLRKNAVPLKFTQLTTDLGDIPPVCSTYVYCGTKRKNLQVTIVWLGQLHRLRDQVVVSVIFPVLKLICPQNLKLN, encoded by the exons ATGGATATCACTGACCTTAAACAGAGGGTAATTTGCCAGCATCATTTTGCAGTGGAATATATTTACCAAAGTGGCCAAAGAAAGTTATTAAGGAAAAATGCTGTTCCTCTAAAATTTACACAGTTAACAACTGATTTAG GTGATATCCCACCAGTATGCTCTACATACGTTTATTGCGGTACGAAACGTAAAAATCTACAAGTGACGATTGTATGGTTAGGTCAACTCCATCGCCTAAGAGATCAAGTAGTAGTCTCAGTGATATTTCCAGTTTTGAAATTAATTTGCCCACAAAACTTGAAACTGAATTGA